Within the Bradyrhizobium ottawaense genome, the region CAACATTCTTGCAGGTACTGCGTACCTTCGTGAACTGCACGACCAGTACGGTTCGCCGGGCTTCCTTGCAGCCTACAACGCGGGACCTGCTCGCTACGAAGAACATCTTGCTGGTCGTCCATTGCCAGCCGAGACCCAAGCCTATTTGGACAAGCTTACGTCAGTGGTCGGCAGCGATATTGCCGTTTCCAGCGCAGTCGCGAGTCTGCGGCCATCGGCAGCGGCGCTCTTCGTTGTGCGGTCCGATAACTCAAATACCTTTGTCTGGGTGCAGCCTATTCGCCTACCGAACCGAACTCCGACGGCCGACTCCGCTCGCGATATCTCGGCCATCGTGCCTCAAGCCACTGGGCTCTTCGTCGCGAGATCTGATGTGGGAGGTTTGCGATGACCGAATGTGCAAGCTCGTATGCATTAGCGTGCCCTGGGGAAGAATGGGCGGATACGCGAGGGCAGTGGGGAAACACGACAGTAGGGCGGCGAGATAAAAGGGGCTCGCCGGTCGAACCGCAAGTCATTGGCATGGCTTGGGCTCTGGCGTGCCGGTCGGTCGGGGCGGGTGCCGCGCCATGTATTTTGAGCGATGCAATCAAGGACATTTTCGGCACTGTAGGTGCTCTCGCGCCTCTTGAGGCCCGGTCATGACGGTGGGCGACAGCGATCTGCGTATTCGACCCGGGCGCATTCGCAACACCCGCGCGCCGAAACCGATGAGCTTCATCAACCAGGTGCTGCGTGCCGCGAAGAAAGCTGGACATACCTCGGGTCAAGCTGCGGCTGGCAAGCGTTCCGCGGTCTACGGGCGCTCGACGTTCGGCCGTGGCCGGCTCGCCTTTGGCCGCAGCCGGTTGTTCAGCACCATACGGCGCGTGGTGGTTAAGGCGCGCGTGGTTCGTCATAAAGGGCGAGCTTTCCGTTCAGCACCATTGACGGCTCATCTTTCATACCTGAAGCGCGATGGCGTGACCCGGAGCGGCGAGCGGGCCGAGATGTTCGATGCCGACGGTGCGGCTTTCGCGGAACGGTGCCAGGACGACCGGCATCATTTCCGGTTCATCGTCTCGCCCGAGGATGCCGCCGAGATGACCGACCTCAGGGCTTTCACCCGCGACCTGGCCAGGCAGATGGAGATCGACCTCGGCACGCGGCTCGATTGGGTAGCTGTCGATCACTGGAACACGGACAACCCTCACGTCCATCTTCTCGTTCGGGGAATCGATGAGGAAGGGGCCGATCTCGTGATCTCCCGCGACTACATCAGCCGGGGCCTGCGCTCCCGCGCTGAGGACCTGGCCGCCATCGAACTGGGTCCCAAACCAGAGCATGAGATCCGCAATTCGTTGGAAAGGGAAGTCACGGCAGAGCGATGGACGCGGCTCGATCAAGAGATCCGGCTGGCAGCTGATGAAACCGGCTATATCGATCTTCGCCCCGATCATTCGGGCAGTTCGGATCCCGAGACCCGGCGCCTGATGGTTGGTCGGCTCCAGCACCTGGAGAAGATGGGCCTTGCCGCACCAGCTGCGCCAGGGGAGTGGATGGTCGGGCTAGAGACTGAGCGTAATCTCCGCGACCTCGGCATGCGCGGCGAAATCATCATGACCATGCGCCGCGCCTTCACGGAGCGCGGGGAAGCGCGCGGCGTTTCCGACTACGTCATCGAAGGTGGACCGCCGACATCCCGGATCGTCGGACGCTTGATTGATCGGGGACTGCATGACGAACTGACTGGCGAGGCCTACGCCGTGATCGACGGAACAGATGGACGCGCGCACCACGTCCGCTTCCGGGGGATCGAGGCCTTCGAACATGTACCGCAGGCCGGCGGGATCGTCGAAGTGCGACCCTTCGATCAAGCCGGTGAGCCGAGCCCCACCGTGATGCTTGCGACCCGTTCCGATCTCGATCTCAGTGCGCAGGTCACCGCGAGAGGTGCGACCTGGCTCGACCACCGCCTGGTCGAGCGGGACCCTATGCCACTCGCCATGGGGGGATTCGGTCGCGAGACCCGCGACGCCATGGAAGCCCGGACCGAGCATCTGATCCAGGAAGGTCTGGCGCGGCGGCAGGGCCAACGCATTATTCTGCAACGCGACCTCCTGAACACGCTGCGCCGACGCGAACTGGACGAGGTGGCAGCAAGAGTCTCGGCCGACACCGGTCTGCCTCACGTGAAGGCCGCTTCCGGCGAGCACGTGGCAGGCACGTATCGCCAGCGGCTGACGCTGGCGTCGGGGCGTTTCGCCATGATCGATGGCGGACTTGGCTTCCAGCTCGCGCCCTGGTCTCCCGAGCTCGAAAAGAAGCTTGGCCAGCACGTCACCGGCGTCGTGAAGGACGGCGGCGGCATTGAATGGGGTTTTGGTCGCAAGCGCGACCTAGGCCTCTAGCTTGAACTCGCCAAATTCAATTGCACGAAGGACGTTTGGGATGTCCGGAACCAAAATCCTCTGGGGACAGGTGATCGTTGTCGGCCTGATCGTTTTGCTCGCCATCTGGGGAGCGACCGAGTGGACGGCCTGGCGGCTCGCCTACCAGCCGGAGCTCGGACGCCCTTGGTTTGAATTGTCGGGCTGGAAGGTCTATTACCCGCCAATCTTCTTCTGGTGGTGGTTCGTCTACGACGCCTATGCGCCGCAGGTCTTTGTCGAGGGCGCCTTCATTGCTGCGTCGGGGACCTTCGTTTCAATTGCGGTGGCGATCGGCATGTCGGTCTGGCGGGCGCGCGAGGCCAAGAATGTCGAGACCTATGGCTCGGCGCGCTGGGCCGATGAACGGGAGGTTCAAGCGGCCGGACTTCTCGGTCTGGATGGCGTGGTGCTGGGCAAGCTTGACCGCAACTACCTTCGACATGACGGACCGGAGCACGTGTTGTGTTTCGCGCCCACCCGGTCCGGCAAGGGTGTCGGCCTCGTCGTCCCCTCGCTTCTCGCGTGGCCTGGTTCGGCCATCGTTCACGACATCAAGGGTGAGAACTGGCAACTGACAGCCGGCTTCCGTTCACGGCATGGCCGCGTCCTCTTGTTCGACCCAACCAACCCAAAGTCGTCGGCCTACAATCCGCTGCTCGAGGTCCGGCGCGGGGAGTGGGAGGTGCGTGACGTCCAGAATGTCGCCGACGTCCTAGTCGACCCCGAAGGTTCCCTCGATAGGCGGAACCATTGGGAAAAGACCAGTCATTCGCTCTTGGTCGGCGCCATCCTCCACGTCCTCTATGCGGAGGCGGACAAGACCTTGGCCGGCGTCGCCGCCTTCCTGTCCGATCCGAAGCGGCCGATTGAGGTGACGTTGAAGGCGATGATGACTACATCGCACCTCGGCGAGTGGGGCGCCCATCCCGTCGTAGCCTCAACGGCGCGTGAACTTCTCAACAAATCCGAGAATGAACGCTCTGGCGTCCTATCCACCGCTATGTCGTTTCTCGGCCTTTACCGCGATCCCGTAGTGGCCCGGGTGACGCGCCATTGCGACTGGCGGATCGCAGACCTGACCGCCGATGTCAGACCGACGACACTGTATCTCGTGGTGCCACCTTCCGACATCTCACGGACCAAACCGTTGATCCGTCTTGTACTGAACCAGATCGGCCGGCGCTTGACCGAGGATTTGCACGCGAGCGACCGTCGTCACCGTGTCCTGATGATGCTCGACGAGTTCCCGGCGCTGGGGCGTCTCGATTTCTTCGAGTCAGCGCTCGCGTTCATGGCGGGTTATGGGATCAAGGGCTTCCTGATCGCGCAGTCCCTCAATCAGATCGAGAAGGCCTATGGGCCCAACAATGCAATTCTCGATAATTGCCACGTTCGCGTCAGCTTTGCGACCAATGACGAGCGGACCGCCAAGCGGGTGTCCGACGCGCTCGGTACGGCGACCGAGATGCGAGCGATGAAGAACTATGCCGGGCACAGGTTGAACCCCTGGCTCGGGCACCTGATGGTCTCGCGGCAGGAAACCGCGAGGCCGCTGCTTACCCCAGGTGAGGTCATGCAGCTTCCGCCCGGAGAGGAAATCGTCATGGTGGCGGGCACGCCGCCGATCCGAGCGAAGAAGGTTCGCTACTACGAGGATCGGCGGTTTAGCGAGCGGGTCTTGCCGCCGCCCGATCCTGCGGCCTCCGGCCGGTCATCGCGTACCGATGGATGGTCTACTCTTGGAACGCTCATGCCGGCGGCGCTTCCAACCGACCGAGCGGAGCAAGCAGGAGAAGACACGGCCAACAGCGGTCTTCGCCGTGAGCCCGAACTCCCCGATCATCTCGCCATCGTCAAGGAGGCGATCGAGCCGACGCCTACAGAAGAATTTGCGGTCGTTCTTGACGACGATGAGGACGCGGTCCGCCAGTCTCGATTTCTTCGTCAGCAAATGCGCGGCGTCGCCAGTCAGGCCGCCATGGACCCGAATGACGGTATGGAACTGTGAGGCAACATGCGCGACCGGATGAACGTGTATTTCCCGCCCGAGCTTCTAAAGCAGATCACGGACCTTGCCGATCGCAAGAGGCTTTCCCGGTCTGCGATCGTGGAAGCGGCAGTCGCTTCATTTCTGTCACCGGACGGAGCGGACAGGCAGGAGGCAGCATTTACCCGTCGCCTCGACCGGCTATCGCGTCAGATGCAGAGGCTGGAACGAGACGTCGGCTTGTCGGCTGAAACCCTGGCTCTCTTCATTCGCTTCTGGTTGACGATTACGCCACCGTTGCCGAACGCCGCGCAGGCGGTAGCGCAACTCAAGGGGCGGGAGCGCTTTGAAGGATTTGTCGAAGCGCTGGGCCGCCGTTTGCAAAAGGGCCAGAGCTTTCTGCGGGAGATTCCCCACGATATCATTCATACGAAGGTCGACGAACCCGGTAGTTGAAACACTGTTCTTTACATCGAGCTTGCCGTCGAGAAACGTGCGCTCTGTCCAGCCACCGGGCCGTTTCTTTCTTTGCCTACGACAATCTACGAGGCCGGTGTCCACGCGGTCGGTAGCAAAAGGTGAGAGTGTGGGCGGGCAAGTCCATGTTCGAGGATGACGGGTCTGTCTGACGTAAGCAGCTTGCGCCCGACCTTGGTAACATCAATTGTCCACCACTCCAGCTCATTGATTCGGCTTCAGACCAACCCGTTCCGAGGATGATGCGATGTAATCGACGTGACCAGGCTCGCGAGGCTTCTTCGCGCGATTGTACTCTTCCACGCGGTTGTCGTAGTCACGAAGCCAAAAGACTTCCTGGTTTCCCTAACGCGCTCTGGATTTCGAAATATCAGGCCGGTTACGAAACGTGACCAAGCACTCCGTAAAGGCACAGTCCAGGTCGGCGTATCTTCACCTAACAACACATTGAGCGTTTTTTTGGCGAGGCTAATAGCAGTTCATTGAACACACGAGGTCGCCTACCGAAGCCTGCATAACAGGGTGTAGGCGTCCAGCCAGCGTGTTGGTTTTGGCCACTAGGTCCGTAGCCAAATCTTCGAGTTCCTGCCGATCATCTGG harbors:
- a CDS encoding lytic transglycosylase domain-containing protein, giving the protein MTVCDFSAAGETRAATHTASSRTSDPLAGFIDDASRRFGVPVQWIRSVLGAESAGDVRARSPKGALGLMQIMPNTWTDLRLRYGLGNDPYDARDNILAGTAYLRELHDQYGSPGFLAAYNAGPARYEEHLAGRPLPAETQAYLDKLTSVVGSDIAVSSAVASLRPSAAALFVVRSDNSNTFVWVQPIRLPNRTPTADSARDISAIVPQATGLFVARSDVGGLR
- a CDS encoding relaxase/mobilization nuclease domain-containing protein, giving the protein MTVGDSDLRIRPGRIRNTRAPKPMSFINQVLRAAKKAGHTSGQAAAGKRSAVYGRSTFGRGRLAFGRSRLFSTIRRVVVKARVVRHKGRAFRSAPLTAHLSYLKRDGVTRSGERAEMFDADGAAFAERCQDDRHHFRFIVSPEDAAEMTDLRAFTRDLARQMEIDLGTRLDWVAVDHWNTDNPHVHLLVRGIDEEGADLVISRDYISRGLRSRAEDLAAIELGPKPEHEIRNSLEREVTAERWTRLDQEIRLAADETGYIDLRPDHSGSSDPETRRLMVGRLQHLEKMGLAAPAAPGEWMVGLETERNLRDLGMRGEIIMTMRRAFTERGEARGVSDYVIEGGPPTSRIVGRLIDRGLHDELTGEAYAVIDGTDGRAHHVRFRGIEAFEHVPQAGGIVEVRPFDQAGEPSPTVMLATRSDLDLSAQVTARGATWLDHRLVERDPMPLAMGGFGRETRDAMEARTEHLIQEGLARRQGQRIILQRDLLNTLRRRELDEVAARVSADTGLPHVKAASGEHVAGTYRQRLTLASGRFAMIDGGLGFQLAPWSPELEKKLGQHVTGVVKDGGGIEWGFGRKRDLGL
- a CDS encoding conjugal transfer protein TraG; translation: MSGTKILWGQVIVVGLIVLLAIWGATEWTAWRLAYQPELGRPWFELSGWKVYYPPIFFWWWFVYDAYAPQVFVEGAFIAASGTFVSIAVAIGMSVWRAREAKNVETYGSARWADEREVQAAGLLGLDGVVLGKLDRNYLRHDGPEHVLCFAPTRSGKGVGLVVPSLLAWPGSAIVHDIKGENWQLTAGFRSRHGRVLLFDPTNPKSSAYNPLLEVRRGEWEVRDVQNVADVLVDPEGSLDRRNHWEKTSHSLLVGAILHVLYAEADKTLAGVAAFLSDPKRPIEVTLKAMMTTSHLGEWGAHPVVASTARELLNKSENERSGVLSTAMSFLGLYRDPVVARVTRHCDWRIADLTADVRPTTLYLVVPPSDISRTKPLIRLVLNQIGRRLTEDLHASDRRHRVLMMLDEFPALGRLDFFESALAFMAGYGIKGFLIAQSLNQIEKAYGPNNAILDNCHVRVSFATNDERTAKRVSDALGTATEMRAMKNYAGHRLNPWLGHLMVSRQETARPLLTPGEVMQLPPGEEIVMVAGTPPIRAKKVRYYEDRRFSERVLPPPDPAASGRSSRTDGWSTLGTLMPAALPTDRAEQAGEDTANSGLRREPELPDHLAIVKEAIEPTPTEEFAVVLDDDEDAVRQSRFLRQQMRGVASQAAMDPNDGMEL
- a CDS encoding CopG family transcriptional regulator yields the protein MRDRMNVYFPPELLKQITDLADRKRLSRSAIVEAAVASFLSPDGADRQEAAFTRRLDRLSRQMQRLERDVGLSAETLALFIRFWLTITPPLPNAAQAVAQLKGRERFEGFVEALGRRLQKGQSFLREIPHDIIHTKVDEPGS